TGAAGTCCTAGGATAAATTGTGGATCAAACCTGCAGGCATAACACCTCCTCAACAACTttgtagagagacagacacacctgcaGCCTCCCAGATGGGGCATCCACCAGCAGACACAGGAGGACTTTGCTTTTGACAATTGTCTTGGAAGTTCAATGTTCACTACACAGTGACCCCAGATGAACTCATACTTTAATTTCGAATTtaatgtttcactttttaaataaaactccAGACATATCCCATCCAGTGCCAGGGAAACCTGTAAAGATTCTTAATCCACACTTCAGACCAAAGGAACCAGCCCCCAGGAACCAGGCCGTAGGAACCAGCCCTTGTACCTCAGCCCAGAGGAACCAGGAACCAACACCCAGGAACCTCAGGCCCCAGGAACCAACCCCTAGGTACCTCAGCCCAGAGGAACCAGGAACAAACCCCCAGGAACCAGGAACCAACACCCAGGAACCTCAGGCCCCAGGAACCAGCCCCTAGGTACCTCAGCCCCCAGGAACCTCAGCCCCCAACAACCAGGCCCTAGGAACTAGCCCCCACACCTCAGGAACCAGGGCCCCCCAATACCAGCAGAGGAGTCAGGATTGGTTACTGGTGAGAATTCCTGCAACAAATTAGAGGGCAGGTGAATATAATTGGGTCTAGAAGCAGAAAGTCTCCACCAGACTGCTGGGTTCACTAATGgggcttttccactagcacctacttGGCTCTACTCGACTCAATTCGACTTTTAGGGTTCTCCACTAGGTGATAGTACCGGGTACcgggtacttttttagtacctactcagctgGAATTCCAAGAGAGCTGAGTCGGGCCGAAAATGCtacgtcaacagactgcaggccactgactggccagggagtgacgtcactggatgagtcatgagagcgacttgTTCACAAGAATCAGACccaccatttttaaaaccctggaaacagcgaAGTTAGTACCTAGTTAGTACCTAGTTGGTACGTAGTACCTTGAGTCTGACAAAAAGCCACAGACCGAGCAGCAGGTATACCATCGCCTCCATGTCCGTAGTTGTGTTcgtgtcgcatacaaatgacgtCACTAAAGTTTCGAGCCGCCTTGCTACGACAACCCCACCCACGTTGAGGTGGTACTCAATTGTGATGGAAAACGACCAAAACCGAGTCGAGTAGAGGCGAGTGGAGGCAAGTacagctaaaactgtgtaatggaaaagcgccattagtgTATAACAGACCACTGGTTGCTGTTTGGATCAGTGGCcagtcttcctcctgctgccccTGGGGCAGGGCAGCAGTTATCTGTGTTGCCCCCACGGCTACAGCtggcctgtctctctctctctctctctctctctctctctgtttagacCTGTAGTCTAGGTTAGGGCTGGCGCTGTGGCTGCGACCTGCACCACAGCACATGGACACAAGTGTCCCACATGAGTCAGCTCTGAGCAGCCTGGGcccccattcacacacacacacactgatatccCTCTGCCTGTGAGTGAGGGTAGGTGAGATTGACTGGCCTGGCCAACTACCAGTCAGCTCGTCTCTGTCCCTGTTCAGTTCGGCTTCCTCACTGCTCCAGTGTGAGGACAGACGTCCTCTCAAACACGATACACAACAACCAATGAGAAAGTAGTTCCCAAGCACGAAGACGAGGgggaagagatgagagagatgagagagatgagACGTTTGAGGCTTCAGCTCAGAAACAAGCTATTGTTATCCACAGTCCCACAGCTGGATCCAATTAGGGGCTTTCTCAGAGGGGGCAGGCCGCGTCCACACTGCATGTCTCACTTCTGAACActcaaagatggaggaggaaaaccAGAGTGAAGGTCACCCTCTTCCATAAAGTTGCTCCGACgtctgacgtgtgtgtgtgtgtgtgtgtgtgtgtgtgtgtgtgtgtgtgtgtgtgtgtgtgtgcagcaggtcGTCAGCCACAGCTCAGGGCAGCAGGAAGGATCTGACAGAAACTGCTGCGCTGTTTTGGACGTGTCCGACAGAACGAGGGGAGACCCGGGAGCTCTGCCTCATCAGCACCCCGGGATGCTTCACTGACCCTGTCCTGGGGGTGGGCAGctctacacacactgacacacagctgaGAGCCAGCTTTCCACCAGCCTCACACATGCTGTCCTGGACAGACAAGGTCACCCCCAGACAGGGTGGGGTGCTGCAACAACGGAGGTCAGGGTGGTGCCCCCCTCTACAGGGCAGGGTGTGTTtcagacacacctgagctgtCTCTGACCAATTGGAGGCCTCTCCTCTGCACGGGCTGCTGTCACTCACTGAGGGGGCTGCCCTCCTTCCCCAGGTGACAGGAGTGCGCGAGCTGAGTAACAATCACAATGTGGCATCAGAtgaacgccccccccccccagtgatAATCTATGTTCTGCAGTGTGGGAGTAGCAGCAGCGGGGGTCAGCGTCTTTCCAAACAAATGCACGTCCACACATGCAGCACGAGCCTGCCGGGGGCGGACACCGCTGCTCCGGTACACCCGGTGGTGTTCTCCGGGCTCTCTGTAGTTTCATCGTTACTGACCACAGATTGGGGGGGGGCTCCCTTACCTCATGTCCTCGGTGCTATCGGTACCGGTAACGGTCTCACGCTCCTCGGTCCCGGTGGTTCTCCCAGAGTGCACCGCTCGGCTTTCGGCTCCAGGCGTCCAGATGAGCGGGGTTCCGACGGCGTGCCGAACCTCACGGCGGTCCGGGGAAAAGTAGAAAaaggagcagaaaaagaaagcgTGGGTCTGAGGAGGGGCCTGGTGGATCCTACATGATCCAGAGGGTGGGGGCCCGCTGGTGTCGGTCGGTCGGTGGGGCAGGCTGGGTAGGGACCGGGCGGACGGTCGTCTCCGGGCTGTGCAGACGCTCTCAGGTCGGGAGAAGCGGCGCTGTGCCGCTCCGCTGCCTCTGGTCCGCCTGCAACACGTGCTGCGTTCACGGCCGCACTGGACGCCCCCGCTTTGACTCCCCCAGTGGCCAAAACCATGATGTGCCAGTGCCAAGCCTGCCAGTAAAGGGGGCACACTGGAGAGAggaacacatacacatattaTCCGGGGGGGGGCAGCAAATGTCAGTGAGTCCTGGGAACATGAACTCTCATGACAGAGGTAGGGACAAAGTGAGGGGACAGCCTGGTGAGGGCACTCTCCTCAGGGGGTGTCAGCACACTGGCCAGGTCATTTATGGGCCACAGGCAGCAGTAAACTCATGCTGTCACCTAACAGGCACATCTAAATGTTTCCTCATAGAGGAAACTCTCCTGTTGTGTCTTACATGTGCGCTGTATTTATCATTCTGTGATTTCCCAcggcacctgaaggcagcaatTGACGCAACTTGTGAGACGTAGCACGTACAGGTTGCCCCTGACAACCGAGCTggctcctcactgtgtgtgtgtgtgtgtgtgtgtgtgtgtgtgtgtgtgtgtgtctaatggTTCCTCCGTGGAGAGATCCACAGTGATGCGTTCACATgctacacagacacagcagcacacatgctGATCCTGATGCTACAGTCTGGACTAAAGTTTGACCCCTGCTGGTGGAGCTTACACCTGACAATAGGACCAGGAGCtttcaggaggaaaaacactgaactCAGCCGAGCCGTCCCAGATCAAACCACCTCATCACACTGCGGCCACGGCAACACCATCGCCAGGGCACGAGGTCGCGAGGTCACCACCACCAGCGCACTGGACACACAACACCGAACCTCTGGAGGCAAAGATGGGCTTAGTCCAGCAACAGACACAGGACATGTGAcgtcagacacacagagggccAGAGAGGGGCCTACAGAGGGGCCATAGAAGAGCCTACAGAGGGCCTGCGGAAGGGCCATGGAGGGGCCAGAGAGAGGCCTACGAAGGGGCCTACAAAGGGGCCAGAGAGGAGCCACAGAGGGGCCTACGGAGGGGCCGCGGAGGGCCTACAGAGGAGCCACGGAGGTCAAGCAGTGTGTTTCCAGGCCAGATGAAGAGCAGCTGCCCTTCATTCAGCTCAGGGCCACTGTGGTGGAGCTGtgaacacactgactgtgtctACAGCTGCTTCAGGTGGCACCATGTTGTCATGGAGACCAGGTGTGGTCTGTACATGTGAAGTCATGTATGATGGCTGTGGCATGTCACTGAATGTGTCTATGTGCCACAACAGTGACTCCTTTAGCTCCATGAGTGTTAATTGATGCACTGGGTGACTGATCACATCTGACTCAGCGGATGATGAACACCACCCACCCTACACACGCCCTGTCAGGGTGACGTCCACACGCTGGGCCACTAAATGTCATCGGATGGGAGGGGAACGAGGCTACGCTCACCCTAACGAGCTCAGAGAGCTCCAGCCACATGAGGGGTCCTCTGAGTTCATCCTAATCGTCCAGAACAATACCTGAGCTCTGTCCGCCACCTAGTGGACAACACATGgaacagcagcaccaccaccacagcctcCATCCCGAAGCACCACTCACACCCTACAGACAGGGAGAGCCACCAGGGGGGGGTCTTTACCACAGCACCTCCATCTAATTACACCTCACACTGCACAACATGTCAGTAATatgtcagagacacagagaacatgtcagagacacagaacatgtcagtaacacagagaacatgtcagTAACATgtcaaagacacagagaacatgtcagtaacacagagaacatgtcagagaaacagaacatgtcagtaacacagagaacatgtcagtaacacagagaacatgtcagagaaacagaacatgtcagtaacacagagaacatgtcagagaaacagaacatgtcagtaacacagagaacatgtcagTAACatgtcagagacacagagaacatgtcagTAACGTgtcaaagacacagagaacatgtcagtaacacagagaacatgtcagTAACgtgtcagagacacagagaacatgtcagtaacacagagaacatgtcagagaaacagaacatgtcagtaacacagagaacatgtcagagaaacagaacatgtcagtaacacagagaacatgtcagTAACatgtcagagacacagagaacatgtcagTAACGTgtcaaagacacagagaacatgtcagtaacacagagaacatgtcagTAACgtgtcagagacacagagaacatgtcagtaacacagagaacatgtcagagaaacagaacatgtcagtaacacagagaacatgtcagTAACgtgtcagagacacagagaacatgtcagTAACgtgtcagagacacagagaacatgtcagTAACACAGGATCAGGTGATCAGGAGATCATCTCAGCTTCAACATTCAACAGTCACACATCTACTCGTTCTGACGAGAGGAGATTGTTTCACTGGTGTGCTGAGACCAGTGCTGGACTGGTGTGACAGACAGAACTGGTAACTGGACTTTATTTATAACCAGAGAGTAatccactgtatatatatatatatatatatacacacacacacacacacacacacacacacacacacacacacacacacatatatacacactcacatatacatatatatatacacacatatacatatacatatatatacatacatatatgtgtgtgtgtgtgtgtgtgtgtgtgtgtgtgtgtgtgtgtgtgtgtgtgtgtgtgtgtatatatatatatagtctatTGGTGGAACCACTCTAAGCTAACCGACAGTAGTTACTATGCATCATTTAGCATGGTGATTAAGTCAGCTCAAAGCATAGAACCATGATTGACAGGCAGCATCACTTTGTGCGTTTTTATTGAAAACCTTGATGTTCAATGAGCCTATCTATCAACCTGAACGCTGGGTGGTATTAATGAGTTATTCAGTACAATCAAATTCCTTATCACACATGAgatcacagcacagacaccacCGTTTATCTCTTGTGCTGCGACggtgcttttgttttgaagcGGTGACCCGGAAGTGTTTTGGGCGCTATGTTCTGTGGGTTGTGACACGGAAGTGTTTCGGTGCGtgggctgtgattggctgtgctcccactgctgctgatgtggtGTTCTGAAGTTAGCAGGTCCGGCCCGCCGACACAGACAGGCTGCTGGCTCAGATAGaggctgtgtgtgctgaaacGATGCCTTACTATCAGACCTGGGAGGAGTTCTCCCGAGCAGCGGAGAAACTCTACCTGACTGATCCCATGAAGGTGAACACGCTCTCCGTTAGACAGCACTTAGCATGCTAGCTGGTAGCTCGTTAGGGACGCTAATGTGCTGCGTGGTGTTTTCCCTTTAAACGGTCTGATTCAGTAACGAGGCTGTTGTCCTGTGTGCAGGTCAGAGTGGTCCTGAAGTACAGACACTGCGACGGAAACCTCTGCATTAAAGTGACCGACAATGCCGTGGTAAGTGACAGGAGGAGGCCCGGCCTGGGTCGATGTGAGCGGGTCAGACGGTGGCTGATGACTGAAGAGGACCGAGTCACTCTAAAACCGTCTGTGCTTGGTCAACTTAAACAGTTTCACCTCTGTTCCTGATGTCAGTCTGTTGCTGTGAGTTTCAGTAACAGCTGTGACACCTTGAAGACCATTAATCACCTGTAGTCAGTGATCGATCAATCAGCTGATCGCTCGGCACGCTGCAGTCACGTGTCTCAGCAGACACCACAGGCTGGAGGCTGACTGCTCCCTGCACAGGAAACCAGTCTGACTAGCAGATGACAGGTTTGGCCTGGTGGTGGCGCTACATGTGAGGAGCAGAGACACTACGGTTCATCCTCACAGGGACTTTAGTTTGGTGTCCAGCGTCCCTAAGGCGTAGAGAGGCCTCTACCCagctcacagctgtgtgtgtgccggACAGATCCAACCCTCCCAGCGCCGGGATAATCAGCAGACATGGTGATGGGGCAGGCCACACATGGGCCAGCACAGTCCAGGTCCTGATGATCACACACTCACCAGTGTTTGGCACGTCCAAATCACTAGCTGTAATGAAAGCTGAAAACGTGAAGGTCTTTACTTTCCAAAATGGCAGTTGAAACTTGGCAAGGGAGCaggtgaagaaaaacaaaatggcactTTTCTAAAACTGTGTTTGTGGTCTGAGTCTACTGTGTCATCCCAGTCAGTCACTTGAAGGTAATGTCTTCTGTCTGTCCCCACAGTGTCTACAGTACAAGACGGACCAGGCCCAGGATGTGAAGAAGATCGAGAAGCTCCACGGAAAACTGATGAGGCTCATGGTGTCCAAGGAGACTCACAGTGGTGCCATGGAGACGGACTAAATGCTCCAGAAGCGCCTGGACTGAGCGGGGAGGAGGCGGTGGTCTCAGAGCGCAGCCCccctggagggagggagagcgggagagagagagatagagagatgtGGCTGCCTACACTGATTCAATACTGTTAGAGATGTGATGTTTGTgttctgtatatattttattctctCAGGATTTAGTTTTTTATGATTCTTTAGTAGTCGTTCAAAGTCCCATTGTCCTGCTCCTTTTTGTCAGGCATTGTGATCACATCCCTGACGGTGTTCACATGAAGTACAGTCAGTGTAGGCTGCTGGGAAACTTGGGAAatgtggagaaagaaaatgagagggGTTTGAGGAATATCGGGGGGAGGGAAAAGTACAATGCTGTGGGAGCAGCTTTGGCACCTTGGTTTCCTTAGAGGAGctcacatttattttagtttggggggggggggggggggctgcatgTCTCTGCTCTTCACGGCTGTGTAACGAGGCTGGAGTCGCTCTCAGacttgtttctttctgtctgtcctcatgGACTCGTGAATGAAGCGGGACCTTCTGGTTTCCAGCGGCGGTGTGGAGACACCCAGCTGCCTCCAAATGTCATGTCATCATGTGAGAAGGATTACGTTACATGTTGAATAAAAGTTTATTGACCCAGTACGTCCAGAATCCGTCCTGCTTTTTCCGAGTGACGGCGGTGTGTGCAGCATGGTCAGAGCCGCCGTGTCAGCGTGCAGAAGCTGCTCAGATTTAACATGACAAAGCCGAGTGTACGAGGAGAGGCTGATCACAGGAAGCTCAGGTGTTTCCACTGCCAGGTCCTTTTACAGTCAGAGAAAATGTGGGCTGGTGGTGTTTTGACGTCTGACGTTTTTCCTGTGGTTCCAAATGTAGCTCTGATGCAGTCTGAAGAGACGACCTTTATTCAGAAACATCACTAGCCTTTATATTGGGTGAACATTAATTAGAAGGGAACTGGTGGTGTTAATAATTCACCCTGTACGGGTCCTATTTTCACTAACATACATGAGCTGCTCTCCAAAGTTTACCAGctataacaaaaacacaaagactccATGTGTGCAGTCAGGGTCACATTAGTGAATGACGTTAATGCTTTCCACTGCTCTGATATATGACAAGAAGATGGTGTAAGTGTTGCTTTGAAACCAGACAGGTGTGTAAAAAGCGGTGGTGCTTCAAAGGCACGAAGCCAAGATGGCTGCTCATAAATCAGAATGTCCTGTAGACAACAGACAACATCCTACATGCAGCTACTGTTCAGTGTTACGGGGGAGAAAACATGCTGCTTCATATCTGATGAGgtcttgctctctctttcagaTGATATGTTTGCTGGTAGAGATAACAggattgtttttcatttccaaacCAGTACATCATGCTGTAAGAGATGCTTAATGGGCAGAAGCTGTAAAATCACAATTTGACCTAAGGATGGAAAAGAGACGCTTGGAGACCATTTTAGTAGAAATGACTGGGACAGTCGACCACAGCTGCATTAGCACACATGGCTGGTCACGGGCCAACATTCAGTATGTGGATGGCAGGAAGCTGGTGGGGGGGTTGCTCCTGGGTTAGCTGGGTTAACTTTCCTCTCTGGCAGGACTCAGGAGCATTTTCACTGGGAGTTTCTCTGACAATAAAAATATCTGGTGTTCCACAGGGGAGTTGCTTGGGTCCACTTTTATCTTCCATTGTTCTGGATAATTTACCAGGTGTTTTGAAAAAGGCAGCTGTGAGTGCTGATGACTCTGCTTTGTTCTGTGTGTCACCACCAGTCTTCATGCTGATCATTGGAGGGCACACAGTAGCACTGACCATCACCAAAGTGACTGTTTGGTGGGATGTTGACATTAACACCTCTGCTTGCTCTCAGCGTGTCTACACGCCATCAGGTGAGCAGGTGCTGACACCAAACCACTGGGTGTCAATGAAACCATGGACGGTTGAGGTGTGGACACCCTGTGGGGAAGGCAGTCAGATGTGCTGCTGACTGATGCTGAGGCTGCAGAACACACAAGCTCCTGGTTGTGTCCTGATTCCTGGTGTCACACTGATGCTGTAGTGGACTGTGGTCTCTGTAGTTCCATGTAAAGTGTGTATTCAGCTGGTTTTCCTGCCACAGGGTCAAAGGTTGTTTCAGTATGGGCCCAGAGAGGCGGAGAACACTCCTAAAGGACAGGGGGGGCACAGAGCAGCCCACATTGTGGAGGCGGTCCTCCACACGTCCCATCATGCTCTCCGGCTGTTTGCACACGCGCTCAGCTCAGCTCCCAGCACTGATTCTCCCCCCATGGCCCCCACGGTTTGCCCTCACACCCGGacttttagcagcagcagcggggCTGTGTGACCGTCTGACGCCCATGTAAAGCGGACTGGGGCCCGAACAGTGTGTAGGACCCGGAACTAGGCCAGGACCCGAGCGGGACGAGCCTGTCCCGGACCGCCAGAGCTCCAGGAGACACAGGTGGGTCCGGGGGGGGCAGAGGATACACGGGCAGGTCCTGGGGGGCAGAGGAGACACAGGTGGGTCCGGGGGGGCAGAGGATGCACAGGTGGGTCTACATGTTTTTTTCGTCGCGACGTACCGGATCCTGATGGAGTCGTGGCGTCAAGGGACTAAAGTACAGGTTAAAGTTGACTCAGTGgcgggcgggggggggggggggggcagtgagcAGATTATTTATCATCTGACGGACCACAGATCTGTTCCTGTcactgctgactgtgtgtgtgtgtgtgtgtgtgtgtgtgtgtgtgtgtgtgtgtgtgtgtgtgtgtgtgtgtgtgtgtgtgttgggggagtGAGTGTACCGGGCCTGTCAGCCCTCTGTACTGTGATCACGTGGGTCCTGGCGGGTCCTGGTGGGTCCTTGTGAGTCCTGGCGGGTGCTGGAGGGTCCTGGTGGGTCCTTGTGAGTCCTGGCGGGTCCTGGCACTGAGCAGTGAGGAAAATCTTTGTCATGCAGGTCTCAGCAGGACTCAGTGACCGGgggtgtgggtggggggtggttAAAGCTCAGCTCAGTGTGAGAAGGTTCATGTTGACGGGGCCGTGCCCCACATGCTCTGCCTGTGCTGGGGGGTCTCACTCCTATTATCCCTGTGCCCTCACAGACGCTGGGCGCCATGTTCACCGAGGTGCTGGTCGCTCTGCTGATCGGAGGACTGATCTTCCTCCTGGTTCAGAGGAGCAGGAACCAGGTTCTGAAGACGGAGGATGGCTGGTGGGGGGCTGGAGCACCCTCTGTTGGTGGGGAGGACATCTCCATTAACCCCTTTAAAGTCACCACCAGTGATGAAGAGCTGGAGGTTAGCTTCCCTCCTCGTCTTCATCTTGTTTAAACTCAGGACGATGTGTGCACGATGAGGCCACTCCGGCTGGTCACAGCAGCATAACTTCACTGGTTATTAAACCTCCAGACAGGGTCAGTCAGGATCTACTcatgttgtgtgttacacatccaacaggccacacacacacacacacacacacacacacacacacacagagcagtggCCTGACATCAAAGTGGGTGTCATCAACTGTGTCACTGTCcatgagtgagtgaatgaatgggGGGGGCAAGAGGAAAGAGTGGCAGCAATCAGGGCGGCTGATCTGAGacccaattcaattcaattcaatttattttgtatagcccaatatcacaacagagttgtctcacagtgctttacaaagttcactgaaataaacaagaagtgtaacCCAGAGAGAACAGGGGATATtctggggggggtgggggggcttcCACACAGCCTGCATGGCACTGCTCATGGATGCTTGGGGGATGCCCCACCAGTCCCGTTACAGTGACCCTGAGAGTGGTGAGGAGTAATGGGGCTTGTTTCCAAGCAGCCCCCCCTTTCAAAGCCGGACTCAGTTCAGCATCAGAAGCATAACTGATATTTTCCTCATTAAACAATGTATTATTTCACCCATTCACTATTAATGACGATGTTTATTTCTGTGGTCCAACCTGCTTGATACGTGGGTAGAAACGCACTGCAGCGTGATGGATAAGTCGGTATGTTCCTCCACCATCTTCTCTGTGCTCTGAACTAAACtcacagtacttttactgtatgttttgcaTCCTGCACGCTCTACCCAGGCGCCGCCCCTCAACTGAAGCAAATGGAGTGTTTCCAGTTGGTGAGAACACATTGTGTGTGAAGGGAAACTCCAGACAATGTCCAGACCTGATAgtttcaaatgtgaatgtgtgaaatggACGTTAGTTTGTCTCTACATAGTCACTCCAGAGCACTGGCCCAGGAAATAGTTCACTGTTAAGCAGGCTGAAATATTGGGAGAGCTCCCACGTATCTTCTGTCCTCTTCTGTCAGGACCTGTACAGGAGGATAGACCAGACCCGCCCTATTGCTTCACTGGAGGACAGCCAGTTCCATTATGGCTTCAACTCCCACTGCCTACAGAAGGTGGTCTCCTACTGGAGACGTGACTTCGACTGGAGGAAACAAGTTGACAAACTCAACCAGTTCCCCAACTTCAAAACCAACATCGAAGGTGAGGCTGACTGCTGACACATGCATCAAGTACGTACTGTCCTTCCTCTGACCTGTTCTGACTCGGTGAACTTCCACTCAGGACTTGATGTCCATTTTGTGCACGTGAAGCCCAAGAAGGTGCCCGAGGGAACCAGTGCCGTTCCCCTCTTGATGGTTCACGGCTGGCCTGGCTCCTTCTATGAGTTCTACGGGCTGATCCCTCTGCTGACGGAGCCAGCAGACCCAGGGGACCTTGTGTTTGAGGTGGTGTGTCCCTCCATACCAGGGTACGGGTTTTCAGAAGCACCACACAAGAAGGGTGAGTCTGGAAAGGCTTTCCTTCCATTGAATCAATACCAGAAATAACAACACAGCCTCTCCTCCTGCACTGGCCTCGTTAATACCATTAACAAAGTTAACAAAGGTTCCATTTAAGAAAAAGTAACACTGTACACAATGTACAAAACAGAGTAAAATGCTAAAGTTTTTTTGGCTGGTGTTCTGTGTGTGCTACAGTGGAAAAGCCACTCATATTGTTTTGTAACAGGTTTTGATTCGGTTTGTGCGGCACGCATCTTCCACAAGCTGATGAGGCGCCTGGGCTTCCAGCAGTTCTACGCTCATGGGGGAGACTGGGGCTGGCTGGTCACCACCAACATGGCTCAGCTGGAGCCCAAGTAAGACGCACAAGAACTTCCTCAGCACCTGCTCATGTCCCACGTCACTCactcagtcaatctttatttatatagcgccaattcacaacagcgttatctccagactctttccataaagagcaggtccagaccaaactctttaattagagagagaccaacgattcaggaattcaacattaaggattcaagaatccccacatgagcagcatcagatattatattaggaaacagtggaggaagaactcccctttaacaggaagaaacctggaacagacccaggctcggGGGGGGGCTTtttgtcagggtctgtgttgggtggaggttggagagagagagacggagagagagagagagagagagagagagagaacacaaacagcaaccaacatactaacagtgactatagcactaacaataggagtgtgactaaaagattagcagtatgatattattgaaaaacatgacgagtggccgacgatctgcagcagtgattcatgaagcagagaacc
Above is a genomic segment from Pempheris klunzingeri isolate RE-2024b chromosome 18, fPemKlu1.hap1, whole genome shotgun sequence containing:
- the srp9 gene encoding signal recognition particle 9 kDa protein, producing the protein MPYYQTWEEFSRAAEKLYLTDPMKVRVVLKYRHCDGNLCIKVTDNAVCLQYKTDQAQDVKKIEKLHGKLMRLMVSKETHSGAMETD
- the ephx1 gene encoding epoxide hydrolase 1, which encodes MFTEVLVALLIGGLIFLLVQRSRNQVLKTEDGWWGAGAPSVGGEDISINPFKVTTSDEELEDLYRRIDQTRPIASLEDSQFHYGFNSHCLQKVVSYWRRDFDWRKQVDKLNQFPNFKTNIEGLDVHFVHVKPKKVPEGTSAVPLLMVHGWPGSFYEFYGLIPLLTEPADPGDLVFEVVCPSIPGYGFSEAPHKKGFDSVCAARIFHKLMRRLGFQQFYAHGGDWGWLVTTNMAQLEPKTVQGLHVNFAPPSKPGLSMALSIMLGPSLPKLFGFTDLDIQRLYPCMEKLVVESIKESGYMHIQATKPDTAGRGLNDSPVGLAAYILEKFSTWTSRDFRDLEDGGLTRKFSLDDLLTNVMIYWTSGCIVSSMRFYKENFGKGLNQPHSKIPVYVPTGFACFPNELFHTPKLWVKQKYRKLITFTPMARGGHFAAMEEPQLMAEDIQNFTKTVEKRTKKE